One genomic region from Streptomyces sp. NBC_01304 encodes:
- a CDS encoding GNAT family N-acetyltransferase gives MEPVTLTTDRLLLRPLGPDDTEAVYAACQDPDISRWTTIPKPYRREHAEGFTQKIAPEAWRSGSEYAFAILSKEADNEGALVACMGIMARGLGVAEVGFWAVKEHRGRGYVTEALQTLARWAFEEGAVDRLEWRAEVGNEASRAVATRAGFTFEGTLRAAMAHRGARHDCWVASLLPSDVGLRPLDPYRPTAS, from the coding sequence ATGGAGCCCGTCACACTGACCACCGACCGACTGCTGCTGCGCCCCCTGGGCCCGGACGACACCGAGGCCGTGTACGCGGCCTGTCAGGACCCGGACATCTCACGCTGGACCACCATCCCGAAGCCGTACCGGCGCGAGCACGCGGAGGGCTTCACCCAGAAGATCGCCCCGGAGGCCTGGCGCAGCGGCAGCGAGTACGCGTTCGCCATCCTCAGCAAGGAGGCGGACAACGAGGGCGCCCTCGTCGCCTGCATGGGCATCATGGCGCGCGGTCTGGGCGTGGCCGAGGTCGGTTTCTGGGCGGTCAAGGAGCACCGCGGTCGCGGCTATGTGACGGAGGCGCTGCAGACCCTGGCCCGCTGGGCCTTCGAGGAGGGCGCGGTCGACCGTCTCGAGTGGCGGGCGGAGGTGGGCAACGAAGCGTCCCGCGCGGTGGCAACGAGGGCCGGCTTCACCTTCGAGGGGACGCTGCGGGCCGCGATGGCGCACAGGGGCGCCCGGCACGACTGCTGGGTGGCCTCACTGCTGCCGTCGGACGTGGGGCTCAGGCCGCTCGATCCCTATCGCCCGACGGCGAGTTGA